Proteins from a genomic interval of Lolium perenne isolate Kyuss_39 chromosome 1, Kyuss_2.0, whole genome shotgun sequence:
- the LOC139832184 gene encoding F-box protein At1g11270-like — protein MAIDMDSSSVSLPYHAVFEILSRTPVKSVCRFRCVSKGWRRLISSPVFAAAHRSRHGPLLVDGGSFPEEEPDGGRDVRLMDTDGNVVRVLRGVGGYGMICSTSLDDLICVNGASCGGVSVVDPATGEVLLTCPQVDVVEHDAFPYVAVRYYPVFGFGRAAASGEYKIVRVVNDSTCEILTLGDGGNGWRKTQPPPTCCRPGTDRGSPVTVNGVMYFLIDLATANDDTLLCLDLESEQWKPDVLGGPRELFDMEEWEKILAVRITELNGALCVVQPVCDETRWDKFPEDPFTNIWLLDDSGKSWIKAYRIPMAASASRYTPLRVMPDTGKVLLQCSLDCYFDKEPSVVLRVYDPRTGSCVDVTGAAPDDLAGRIGLCSFGLDHPVSGGKSLLARFFDQASLFFSKKNGQEAMEN, from the coding sequence ATGGCGATCGACATGGATAGTAGCAGTGTCTCTTTACCCTACCATGCCGTCTTCGAGATCCTCTCCAGGACGCCGGTGAAGTCGGTCTGCCGGTTCCGATGCGTGTCCAAGGGGTGGCGCCGCCTCATCTCCAGCCCCGTCTTCGCCGCCGCGCACAGGTCCCGCCACGGCCCTCTCCTTGTCGACGGCGGCTCTTTCCCAGAAGAAGAGCCAGACGGAGGCCGTGACGTGCGTCTCATGGACACGGACGGAAACGTGGTGAGGGTCCTCAGGGGCGTCGGGGGCTACGGGATGATTTGTAGCACGAGCCTCGACGACCTCATCTGCGTCAATGGCGCTTCCTGCGGCGGCGTCAGCGTGGTCGATCCGGCCACAGGGGAGGTCCTCTTGACCTGCCCACAGGTGGATGTGGTAGAGCACGATGCGTTTCCCTACGTCGCCGTACGCTACTACCCCGTCTTTGGTTTCGGCCGCGCCGCCGCGTCCGGTGAATACAAGATTGTGCGTGTCGTCAACGACAGCACCTGTGAGATCCTTACGTTAGGGGACGGCGGCAATGGGTGGAGGAAAACACAGCCGCCGCCGACCTGTTGCCGCCCTGGCACCGATCGAGGCTCTCCTGTCACTGTCAATGGCGTTATGTACTTCCTAATAGACTTGGCAACTGCTAACGACGACACCTTGCTATGCCTTGACCTGGAGAGTGAACAGTGGAAGCCTGATGTCCTAGGAGGACCACGGGAGTTGTTCGACATGGAGGAGTGGGAGAAGATATTGGCGGTGCGCATAACAGAGCTTAACGGCGCCTTGTGCGTGGTTCAACCGGTGTGCGATGAGACGCGCTGGGATAAATTCCCGGAAGATCCATTCACCAACATCTGGTTACTGGATGATTCGGGCAAGAGCTGGATCAAGGCGTACAGGATCCCTATGGCGGCGTCCGCTTCTCGTTATACGCCGCTGAGGGTGATGCCTGATACTGGGAAGGTGCTTCTGCAGTGCTCCCTGGACTGCTATTTTGACAAAGAACCGTCGGTGGTGCTTCGGGTCTACGATCCTCGCACCGGCTCGTGCGTCGACGTTACAGGGGCGGCGCCCGACGACCTCGCCGGCAGAATTGGCCTTTGTAGCTTTGGATTGGACCATCCGGTGTCCGGCGGCAAGAGTTTGTTAGCACGTTTTTTTGACCAAGCATCGTTGTTTTTCAGTAAGAAGAACGGACAAGAAGCTATGGAAAACTAA